A region from the Aquimarina sp. ERC-38 genome encodes:
- a CDS encoding ABC transporter permease: protein MLRLLTIEFFKLKHSRAAKVITITYFVLFLFIALIASLEFDFAGIHLRIADQGIFNFPYIWHFNTYIAAFAKLFLAIVIVSMMSNEYSHRTLKQNLIDGLSKKEFIASKFLTVFVFALISTLFIFVLSLILGLAFSDYNEFSIITSDLEYLLAYFIKLIGFFSFCLFLGILVKRSAFALGFLFIWFIIENIIYALLKYKVFEDDRIADTIATFFPLTAMANLLVEPFTKLDFMKNAANQLGSEFVKDYVVHWYDLLIVCCWTVIFIYLSYLLLKKRDL, encoded by the coding sequence ATGCTTAGATTACTTACCATAGAATTTTTTAAACTAAAACATAGTCGGGCAGCCAAAGTAATTACCATTACCTACTTTGTTTTATTTCTTTTTATAGCATTAATAGCTTCCTTAGAATTTGATTTCGCAGGTATTCACCTTAGGATTGCAGACCAGGGAATTTTTAATTTTCCGTATATCTGGCACTTTAATACGTATATCGCTGCTTTTGCCAAGTTGTTTTTGGCCATTGTTATTGTCTCCATGATGTCTAACGAGTACAGTCACCGTACCTTAAAGCAAAACCTAATTGACGGACTTAGTAAAAAAGAATTTATTGCCTCCAAGTTTCTGACGGTTTTTGTGTTTGCCCTAATTTCTACGCTATTCATTTTCGTATTATCATTAATCTTAGGATTGGCTTTTTCAGATTATAACGAATTTTCAATTATTACCTCAGACTTAGAATATCTCCTGGCGTATTTTATAAAACTGATAGGTTTCTTTTCCTTTTGTTTATTTTTAGGAATACTGGTAAAGCGTTCTGCTTTTGCCCTAGGCTTTTTATTTATCTGGTTTATCATTGAAAATATTATTTATGCCTTGTTAAAATATAAAGTATTTGAAGATGACCGCATTGCAGATACTATTGCTACCTTTTTTCCTTTAACCGCCATGGCGAACCTACTTGTAGAACCTTTTACCAAGCTGGATTTTATGAAAAATGCAGCAAATCAGCTAGGTTCCGAATTTGTAAAAGACTACGTTGTACACTGGTATGACCTTTTAATTGTTTGCTGTTGGACCGTTATTTTTATTTACTTATCCTATTTATTATTAAAAAAGAGGGATTTGTAA
- a CDS encoding T9SS type B sorting domain-containing protein yields MRSLSTFIILTGLLLASTSLFAQGEANNWYFGINAGLNFNTTPPTPLTNGRIRTLEGATAISDATGALLFYTDGSIVYNRNHDVMENGTGLKGDESSTTSALIVPQPNSADRYIIFTVDEPHHFNADNDASTIDSDGVNNGFMYSIVDITLDNGLGAVIDTQKNIPLITYDTTDATQVAYKCSEKITAVKSETCNSFWVITHFIDSFYAFEVDQTGVNPNPVVSKTGVTVPISGYRRNALGYLKASPTADKLAVAHLGFATMTGEDAPGKIALYDFDNVTGQVTNETVLYNGDAPYGIEFSQSGSKLYATVGLGDSGIDESFIIQYDLALPQNQIAASGIRISNENGSTTSDFSSGALQIGPDGKIYRALYNFNTNDGDYLGVIENPESDANNVQYRDRGILVNTDGRRISQIGLPPFIQSIFAETIDIINNGNSNDTNLALCQGQGYRLSYQMIPGATYRWYFNNQLTTNNTPFFDINNEGNYRLEVDPNNGSCPLIGVANVTRNQNPAITNVTLSQCDISLPLNDGRSIFNLEEANSFMVTEEALFNFSFYQDSADAINEVNEIPNPQSYQNQPNQIVYVRAVNKVTGCAGFGELQLKISTTTANDIVWAVCDEDGMNDGFTSILLNETESALIEGLANTGFIFSYHLSPEDALSEQNPITTYQNTVAYSQGTEIIYARIEDTNNNCFGIQTINLFINTVPPVITEEEMALCTDKTLSIPSGIKEAGQNVQDYEYLWSTGETTESISITQNGTYTVTIIDKDTGCSIERKITTISSEPARIERVLIKDAQENNEVIIEVSGSGVYEYALETEDLLGDFQDSTTFTNVSAGTYRIVVKDKNGCGEVKSDFFTVISFPAYFTPNGDTFHETWNLEGIQDASTTTSLIRIFDRNGKLLKQIAPGSSGWDGTYQGKLMPSSQYWFKATLENNREVTGSFALIR; encoded by the coding sequence TTGAGATCACTAAGTACATTTATTATCCTCACCGGACTTCTACTGGCAAGCACTTCCCTGTTTGCACAGGGAGAAGCGAATAACTGGTATTTTGGAATAAATGCAGGGCTTAATTTTAATACTACCCCTCCTACTCCCCTTACTAACGGTCGTATACGCACGCTGGAAGGTGCTACCGCAATTTCGGATGCTACCGGGGCACTACTTTTTTATACGGACGGTTCCATTGTATATAACAGAAACCATGATGTTATGGAAAATGGTACCGGGCTTAAAGGCGATGAATCCAGTACAACCTCAGCCCTGATCGTTCCGCAACCGAATAGTGCGGATCGGTATATTATCTTTACCGTAGACGAACCACATCATTTTAACGCAGATAATGATGCATCTACCATAGATAGTGATGGTGTCAATAATGGTTTTATGTATTCTATCGTAGATATTACGCTAGATAATGGTTTAGGAGCCGTAATTGATACTCAAAAAAACATTCCGTTAATTACTTATGACACTACGGATGCTACGCAGGTTGCCTATAAATGTTCTGAAAAAATCACCGCAGTAAAAAGCGAAACTTGTAATTCTTTCTGGGTAATTACCCATTTTATAGATTCGTTTTATGCCTTTGAAGTAGATCAAACCGGGGTAAATCCCAATCCAGTCGTTTCAAAAACAGGAGTTACCGTTCCGATCTCCGGGTATCGCAGGAATGCCTTGGGTTATTTAAAAGCATCTCCTACTGCTGATAAATTAGCGGTAGCCCATCTGGGATTTGCGACAATGACAGGCGAAGATGCTCCGGGTAAGATAGCACTATATGACTTCGACAATGTAACCGGACAGGTAACTAATGAAACAGTACTCTATAATGGAGATGCTCCTTACGGTATCGAATTTTCACAGTCCGGTAGTAAATTATATGCTACAGTAGGCTTGGGTGACAGTGGTATAGATGAGAGCTTTATTATTCAGTATGACCTAGCCTTACCTCAAAATCAAATTGCAGCCAGCGGAATACGTATTTCAAATGAAAACGGTAGTACTACAAGCGATTTCAGTTCCGGTGCTTTACAAATTGGTCCGGATGGAAAAATTTATCGGGCTTTGTATAATTTTAATACTAATGACGGAGATTATCTGGGGGTTATTGAAAACCCGGAATCCGATGCCAATAATGTACAATATAGAGATCGCGGTATTTTAGTTAATACGGATGGACGACGGATATCACAAATAGGTTTACCCCCGTTTATTCAATCCATATTTGCTGAAACTATTGATATTATCAACAATGGAAATAGTAACGACACCAACCTGGCTTTATGCCAGGGACAAGGCTACCGACTTTCTTATCAAATGATTCCGGGTGCCACTTATAGGTGGTATTTTAATAATCAACTGACTACAAACAATACCCCTTTTTTTGATATTAATAACGAAGGTAATTACCGACTTGAAGTAGACCCAAACAATGGCAGTTGTCCGTTAATCGGTGTCGCTAATGTAACCCGTAACCAAAATCCTGCAATAACAAATGTCACCTTATCACAATGCGATATTAGCCTTCCTTTAAACGATGGTAGATCTATTTTTAATCTCGAAGAAGCTAATAGTTTTATGGTAACCGAAGAAGCGTTGTTTAATTTTTCTTTTTATCAAGATTCGGCAGACGCAATCAATGAAGTAAACGAAATCCCTAATCCTCAATCTTACCAAAATCAACCGAATCAAATAGTATATGTAAGAGCTGTAAATAAAGTAACGGGTTGTGCTGGTTTTGGAGAATTACAACTTAAAATCAGTACCACTACTGCAAACGACATCGTTTGGGCAGTTTGTGATGAAGATGGAATGAATGATGGGTTCACTAGCATTCTTCTAAATGAAACAGAAAGCGCATTAATAGAAGGTTTGGCTAATACCGGGTTTATTTTTAGTTATCACTTATCCCCCGAAGATGCTCTGTCCGAACAGAACCCTATTACGACCTATCAAAATACGGTTGCTTACAGTCAGGGTACGGAAATTATTTATGCACGTATAGAAGATACTAACAACAATTGCTTTGGAATACAAACTATTAATTTATTTATTAATACCGTACCTCCGGTAATTACCGAAGAAGAAATGGCTTTATGTACAGATAAGACCTTATCCATTCCATCGGGAATTAAGGAGGCCGGACAAAATGTGCAAGATTACGAATATCTATGGTCTACCGGAGAAACCACTGAGAGCATTTCTATTACTCAAAATGGCACCTATACGGTTACTATTATTGATAAAGATACAGGTTGCTCCATAGAAAGAAAAATCACTACCATATCATCAGAACCTGCCCGGATCGAACGTGTTTTGATTAAGGATGCACAGGAGAATAATGAAGTTATCATCGAAGTTTCCGGTTCGGGAGTTTATGAATATGCGTTGGAAACTGAAGATCTATTAGGTGACTTTCAGGATAGTACTACTTTTACTAATGTATCTGCCGGAACGTATCGTATTGTTGTTAAAGATAAAAACGGTTGCGGAGAGGTCAAAAGCGACTTTTTTACGGTAATTAGTTTTCCAGCTTATTTTACTCCGAACGGAGATACTTTTCATGAAACCTGGAACCTGGAGGGAATTCAAGATGCAAGTACAACTACATCCCTGATCCGTATTTTTGACCGAAATGGAAAATTACTTAAACAGATAGCACCCGGTAGTTCCGGATGGGATGGTACTTATCAGGGTAAACTTATGCCTTCAAGTCAATATTGGTTTAAGGCTACCCTGGAAAATAATCGGGAAGTAACCGGTAGTTTTGCCTTAATCCGTTAA
- a CDS encoding amidohydrolase family protein, whose amino-acid sequence MKKILPVLLATVCAFTTFSQEYFPKNDGIKTTNTNYTALTNATIHISPEETLTNGTLLFQKGKIVAVGKKVELPENTLVIDSKDKHIYASFIDLFTDFGIKKPEKKADNPFSGQPQYGPGREGHYWNDHIRPETNALASFTYDKKKAEEFIKQGFGTVQAHMPDGIARGTGLLVTLQDQVTNGERLLSDASAQFFSFEKSAKSKQSYPTSLMGAMALLRQMYLDANWYAGGQSDNKDISLEALIRNKNLPQIFDAGSRINSVRADKVGDYANVQYILLGGGDEFERITNVKNTAGSYIIPVNFPEAYDLSDPLNNDLVSLAKMKQWNQAPTNPGVLQKNGVPFAVTTHKLKKLSNFHTKIKKAIQYGWNKKDALASLTTVPALLLNKSNELGTLKTGAYANFLVTDKEIFEEDMVLFENWIQGHKNIITDRNLIDITGKYSLKTDAETYNLEVTGTRIKPTVKVTQDSTKINSKLVYKNNRISLLLTGKDTTQTSFIRFTGLVDKNSKNWNGEAIMPDGSSSSFTAIKTGEVEKKKATPTKENYEVVPVTYPNMAYGVEKLPQKETLLFKNATLWTNETEGVLEETDILIKDGKIAKIGKNLNINGASVVDATGKHITPGIIDEHSHIAAAAINEAGHNSSAEVTIEDVVTPDDIEIYRNIAGGVTSIQILHGSANPIGGRSAIIKLKWGEDVDQLIYKDTPKFIKFALGENVKQSNWGGRSRFPQSRMGVEQLYIDYFTRARAYDQKKKSGAVYRKDIELETLAEILNKERFISCHSYIQSEINMLMKVADQFGFTVNTFTHILEGYKVADKMAKHGAGGSTFSDWWAYKYEVNDAIPYNAAMMHNQGVTVAINSDDAEMSRRLNQEAAKSVKYGNMSEEDALKFVTLNPAKLLHIDDRVGSLKVGKDADIVLWTTHPLSIYTKAEKTIIDGTVYFDLEKDKRLRQQMTKEKNKLSAMMLKEKNKGMATKKPAKKSKEHLHCDSLQSGL is encoded by the coding sequence ATGAAGAAAATTTTACCTGTACTTCTTGCAACAGTATGTGCATTTACCACATTTTCACAAGAATACTTTCCAAAAAATGACGGAATAAAAACCACAAATACCAATTATACGGCACTTACCAATGCCACCATACACATTTCACCCGAAGAAACCCTTACTAATGGAACTTTGTTGTTTCAGAAAGGAAAAATTGTTGCGGTAGGAAAAAAAGTGGAACTTCCTGAAAACACATTAGTTATTGATAGCAAAGACAAGCATATTTATGCTTCCTTTATTGATCTGTTTACGGATTTTGGTATTAAAAAGCCAGAAAAGAAAGCAGACAACCCTTTTAGTGGCCAACCGCAATATGGCCCCGGGAGAGAAGGTCATTACTGGAATGACCATATCCGACCTGAAACTAATGCATTGGCTTCTTTTACTTATGATAAGAAAAAAGCAGAGGAATTTATCAAACAAGGTTTTGGTACCGTCCAGGCGCATATGCCGGATGGAATTGCGAGAGGTACCGGCTTGCTGGTTACCCTACAAGATCAGGTGACTAATGGTGAACGTTTACTATCAGATGCATCAGCTCAATTCTTTTCTTTTGAAAAAAGTGCAAAAAGTAAGCAGTCCTATCCTACCTCATTAATGGGAGCTATGGCTTTATTACGCCAAATGTACCTGGATGCGAATTGGTATGCGGGTGGTCAATCGGATAATAAGGATATTTCATTAGAAGCTTTAATCCGAAACAAGAACCTACCTCAAATTTTTGATGCTGGAAGTCGTATCAATAGTGTTCGTGCGGATAAGGTAGGAGATTATGCCAACGTCCAGTATATTTTACTGGGTGGCGGAGATGAATTTGAGCGAATTACTAATGTAAAAAACACGGCTGGTTCCTACATTATCCCAGTAAATTTTCCGGAAGCTTATGATCTTTCTGACCCTTTAAACAATGACCTGGTAAGCCTGGCAAAAATGAAGCAATGGAATCAGGCACCTACCAATCCGGGTGTTTTACAAAAAAACGGAGTACCATTTGCGGTAACCACCCATAAGCTAAAAAAGCTAAGCAATTTTCATACTAAAATTAAAAAAGCAATTCAATACGGTTGGAATAAAAAGGATGCTTTGGCTTCTCTTACCACAGTACCCGCTCTGCTTCTGAATAAAAGTAATGAATTAGGGACTTTAAAAACAGGTGCATATGCTAATTTTCTGGTAACAGATAAAGAGATTTTTGAAGAAGATATGGTCTTGTTTGAAAATTGGATACAGGGACATAAGAATATTATTACTGACCGCAACCTGATAGATATTACCGGGAAATACAGCCTTAAAACCGATGCTGAAACATATAACCTGGAAGTTACCGGAACTCGGATAAAACCTACCGTTAAAGTTACTCAGGACAGTACAAAAATAAACAGCAAACTGGTTTATAAAAACAACCGAATAAGCCTGTTACTTACAGGTAAAGATACTACTCAAACTTCGTTTATCAGGTTCACAGGATTAGTGGATAAAAATTCAAAAAACTGGAACGGGGAAGCTATTATGCCGGATGGAAGTAGTAGTTCTTTTACCGCAATAAAAACGGGGGAAGTTGAAAAAAAGAAAGCGACTCCAACTAAAGAAAATTATGAAGTAGTCCCAGTCACCTATCCGAATATGGCCTATGGGGTCGAAAAATTACCTCAAAAAGAAACCCTGTTATTTAAAAACGCTACACTTTGGACTAATGAAACCGAAGGTGTTCTAGAAGAAACTGATATTCTAATTAAAGATGGAAAAATTGCAAAAATTGGTAAGAATTTAAATATAAACGGAGCAAGTGTGGTCGATGCAACCGGAAAACATATTACTCCGGGGATTATAGATGAACATTCGCATATTGCTGCGGCTGCCATTAATGAAGCAGGGCATAACTCATCTGCAGAGGTAACTATTGAAGATGTGGTCACTCCTGATGATATTGAGATTTATCGCAATATTGCCGGAGGCGTAACTTCCATACAAATATTACATGGTTCGGCGAATCCGATTGGTGGCAGGTCTGCCATTATTAAATTAAAATGGGGAGAAGATGTTGATCAACTGATCTATAAAGACACTCCTAAGTTTATAAAATTTGCTTTGGGTGAAAATGTAAAACAAAGTAACTGGGGGGGTCGTAGCCGTTTTCCGCAGTCAAGGATGGGAGTTGAACAATTGTATATTGATTACTTTACCAGGGCTCGTGCCTATGATCAAAAAAAGAAAAGCGGAGCCGTTTATAGAAAAGATATAGAATTAGAAACCCTTGCGGAAATCCTGAATAAAGAACGTTTTATAAGCTGTCACTCTTATATTCAAAGCGAAATTAACATGCTAATGAAAGTTGCCGACCAATTCGGTTTTACCGTTAATACTTTTACCCATATCTTAGAAGGTTATAAAGTTGCCGACAAAATGGCAAAACACGGTGCCGGAGGTTCTACCTTTTCTGATTGGTGGGCTTATAAATATGAGGTAAATGATGCGATACCTTACAATGCAGCGATGATGCATAACCAGGGAGTAACCGTTGCCATTAATAGCGATGATGCGGAGATGTCACGCAGGCTTAATCAGGAAGCGGCAAAATCAGTAAAATACGGAAATATGAGCGAAGAAGATGCTTTAAAATTCGTAACGTTAAATCCGGCCAAACTCCTGCATATTGATGATCGGGTAGGTAGTTTAAAGGTAGGAAAAGATGCTGATATTGTACTGTGGACTACGCATCCACTTTCTATTTATACAAAAGCAGAAAAGACAATCATTGACGGTACTGTTTACTTTGACCTGGAAAAAGATAAAAGGCTCCGTCAACAAATGACAAAAGAAAAAAATAAGCTATCCGCTATGATGTTAAAAGAAAAGAATAAGGGCATGGCTACTAAAAAACCTGCTAAGAAAAGTAAAGAACATTTGCATTGTGATAGTTTACAAAGCGGTCTCTAA
- a CDS encoding amidohydrolase family protein, with product MMKFYLYILLLLAVQLGNAQQTPAPIQKEIFTIVGATAHIGNGNLLQNSAIVIENGKIKAIGKRTEVSPEGTTIDASGKHIYPGFIATNTTLGLIEIDAVRATDDEKEIGTFNPHIRSLIAYNAESKIVESMRPNGVLIAQVAPRGGSISGRSSVVQLDAWNWEDAVISKDDGVHMNWPSPYKQGRWWLGEDPDIKPDEDYQKNVDKLLNYVQQAKVGQNYKGDSTVSNLEFQAMQGVFNSTKRLYIHADAKKAIIDIVRFISDQKIKHPVLVGASEAYKAISELKKINLPVLLERTHSLPTYDDDDYDQPYKQAKTLSDAGILVGLQNSGDMERANTRNLPFQAGTVVAHGMDKEKALSLITLNSAKILGIDHRLGSLEKGKDATLFISKGDALDMRTNQIEKAFINGRDLSLESHQTKLWKRYSKKYEQQGQ from the coding sequence ATGATGAAGTTTTATTTATATATATTATTACTTTTAGCGGTACAACTAGGGAATGCCCAACAAACCCCGGCTCCTATTCAAAAAGAGATTTTTACTATTGTTGGCGCCACTGCTCATATTGGTAATGGAAACCTATTGCAAAACAGTGCTATCGTAATTGAAAACGGTAAGATTAAAGCTATAGGGAAACGTACAGAGGTCTCACCGGAGGGCACAACAATTGATGCTTCCGGAAAACATATATACCCGGGGTTTATCGCAACAAATACTACCTTAGGATTGATTGAGATTGATGCGGTAAGAGCTACTGATGATGAAAAAGAAATAGGAACCTTTAACCCACATATCCGTAGTTTAATTGCTTACAATGCAGAAAGTAAAATTGTAGAATCCATGCGGCCTAATGGTGTACTAATTGCACAAGTAGCCCCTAGGGGAGGAAGCATTTCCGGACGGTCCTCAGTGGTACAATTAGATGCCTGGAATTGGGAAGATGCGGTGATCAGCAAAGATGATGGTGTGCATATGAACTGGCCCAGTCCCTATAAACAAGGTCGCTGGTGGCTGGGAGAAGACCCGGATATTAAGCCGGACGAGGACTATCAGAAAAATGTAGATAAACTCTTAAATTACGTGCAACAAGCCAAGGTTGGACAAAACTATAAAGGAGATAGTACGGTTTCTAACCTAGAATTCCAGGCAATGCAAGGGGTTTTTAACAGTACTAAGCGTTTGTATATTCATGCTGATGCTAAAAAGGCTATTATTGACATAGTTCGTTTTATCAGTGACCAAAAAATTAAACATCCGGTACTGGTAGGGGCAAGTGAGGCCTATAAAGCAATAAGCGAACTTAAAAAGATCAACCTGCCTGTACTTTTAGAACGTACGCATTCCTTACCTACTTATGATGATGACGATTACGATCAACCTTATAAACAGGCAAAAACATTATCAGATGCGGGAATACTGGTAGGACTACAAAATTCCGGAGATATGGAACGCGCCAATACCCGTAACCTACCTTTTCAGGCAGGTACGGTAGTAGCCCACGGGATGGATAAAGAAAAAGCATTATCCCTGATTACTTTAAATAGTGCAAAAATACTGGGAATTGATCATCGATTGGGTAGTCTGGAAAAAGGGAAAGATGCTACGCTTTTTATTTCAAAAGGTGATGCCCTGGATATGCGAACAAATCAAATTGAAAAGGCTTTTATTAACGGAAGAGATTTAAGTCTGGAAAGCCATCAAACTAAACTATGGAAACGATATAGTAAGAAATATGAGCAACAGGGTCAGTAA
- a CDS encoding helix-turn-helix domain-containing protein, with amino-acid sequence MKQVFVKSLPLKDVLSDLAEAFGVPYHENCKQYYLRLPPEVGKGTIKGINFKHGLGILQYDCTFYEDVEILFVINNIHPLKLLFCMDGEFQHRFENDKAIHVIETYHNAIVASSKHHGHILKFKKDTYTAINSVEIAREVFISRIECDLGHMDPGLQKLFRDCKAKEPFYYNGTYSYKMAEILEEMNQFAHEDLLKKIFLQGKSYEILTHQILQYQDDLRSENEKYVLRKSEIKLIEQAAEDIRENIESFQGIESLSATIGLNQKKIQIGFKALFKMTVNTYVQKVRMDMAKKLLLNTDLSISEICYKLGINSVSYLSKLFKEQYNLTPTEFRLRA; translated from the coding sequence ATGAAACAAGTATTTGTAAAATCCTTACCTCTTAAAGATGTACTATCAGACCTCGCTGAAGCTTTTGGGGTACCCTATCATGAAAATTGCAAACAATACTACCTTAGGTTACCTCCTGAAGTAGGTAAAGGAACCATTAAAGGTATTAATTTTAAACATGGGTTGGGTATTCTACAATATGACTGTACCTTTTATGAAGATGTAGAAATCCTTTTTGTAATTAACAACATTCATCCTTTAAAGCTTCTATTTTGTATGGATGGTGAATTTCAACATCGTTTTGAAAATGACAAGGCTATTCATGTCATTGAAACTTATCATAATGCCATTGTTGCCAGTAGCAAACATCACGGACATATTTTAAAATTTAAAAAAGACACTTATACGGCGATCAATAGCGTAGAGATTGCACGAGAAGTATTTATTTCCAGAATTGAATGTGACCTGGGGCATATGGACCCGGGATTACAAAAACTATTTCGCGATTGTAAAGCAAAGGAACCTTTTTATTATAACGGAACCTACAGTTATAAAATGGCAGAAATCCTGGAAGAAATGAATCAATTTGCCCATGAAGATTTGTTAAAGAAAATCTTTTTACAAGGTAAATCATATGAAATTTTAACTCATCAAATTCTTCAATATCAGGACGATTTACGATCTGAAAATGAAAAATACGTACTGAGAAAATCCGAAATAAAATTGATAGAACAAGCTGCGGAAGATATCCGAGAAAATATTGAATCTTTTCAAGGCATTGAATCTTTATCCGCAACCATCGGATTGAACCAAAAGAAAATTCAAATTGGATTTAAAGCCTTGTTTAAAATGACCGTAAATACCTATGTTCAAAAAGTCAGAATGGATATGGCTAAAAAGTTGTTGCTAAATACAGATCTATCCATTTCAGAAATTTGTTACAAATTAGGTATTAATAGTGTTTCTTATCTTTCTAAACTTTTTAAAGAACAGTATAATCTCACTCCTACTGAATTTAGACTTAGAGCCTAG
- a CDS encoding SDR family oxidoreductase codes for MQKPNQRLKNQNAIITGSSNGIGKAIAIAIAREGANVLINYHSDKEGAEEVAHTISKFDNPGKTIVCKGDVSKEDDVLAMFSQVHKNFGPVDICVPNAGIQMDAPLHEMTLEQWSTVVNVNLTGQFLCARSAIREFLKNGVREGISRSAGKIIHVSSVHEVIPWAGHANYAASKGGLVMLMQSICQEYGPYKIRCNSVAPGAIKTDINKEVWGDPVKLEKVKELIPYKEMGEAEEIGSVACWLASDESEYINGTTIFVDGGMTCYPGFTTNG; via the coding sequence ATGCAAAAGCCTAACCAACGCTTAAAAAATCAAAATGCCATTATCACCGGATCCAGCAATGGCATCGGCAAAGCTATTGCCATTGCCATTGCAAGAGAAGGGGCAAATGTTTTAATTAACTATCACAGTGATAAAGAAGGTGCCGAAGAGGTTGCACATACCATTTCAAAATTTGATAATCCCGGAAAAACAATTGTATGTAAAGGAGATGTAAGTAAAGAAGATGATGTACTTGCTATGTTCAGTCAGGTTCATAAAAATTTTGGGCCGGTGGATATTTGCGTTCCAAATGCGGGGATACAAATGGATGCACCATTGCACGAAATGACCTTGGAACAGTGGAGTACGGTAGTTAATGTAAACTTAACCGGGCAGTTTCTATGCGCACGATCCGCCATTCGTGAGTTCCTTAAAAACGGAGTTCGGGAAGGTATTTCTCGATCTGCCGGTAAGATTATTCATGTAAGTTCAGTTCATGAGGTGATACCCTGGGCCGGACACGCCAATTATGCGGCTAGTAAGGGTGGTTTAGTAATGCTAATGCAAAGTATTTGTCAAGAATACGGACCTTACAAAATTAGGTGTAATAGTGTAGCTCCGGGAGCTATAAAGACGGATATCAATAAAGAAGTCTGGGGTGATCCGGTTAAATTAGAAAAGGTAAAGGAATTAATTCCCTATAAAGAAATGGGAGAAGCTGAAGAGATTGGCAGTGTCGCCTGTTGGCTAGCCTCTGATGAATCCGAATATATCAACGGAACTACTATATTTGTAGATGGAGGAATGACTTGCTATCCTGGTTTCACAACCAATGGATAA